The following DNA comes from Terriglobales bacterium.
TGGAAATGTGGGAACGGATTGCGGACATGCTGGTGCAAGCCGCCGAGAACTTCCCCGAAGAAAAGTACGATTACAAACCTGTCCCCGATGTGCGCAGCTTCCGCGAACAGTTGCTCCACGCGGCCAGCGCCAACTACTTCTTCGTCCGGTTAGCCGGAGGAGAGAAGACGAAGCCCGCTCATACTGCTGATGACACCAAAGCGCAGGTGGTAGCGGTGCTCAAGGAGTCCTTCGCCGACGGCGCCGCACTCATACGCAAGCTGGGAGACGCGGGAATGGGCCGCCAGGTCAAGCATCCTTTCGCCGAGCACATGATTTCCCTGCACCGGTTGTGGACCATGGCAGCAGCGCATGACGGGGAGCACTATGGACAACTGGTCGTCTACTACAGGCTGAACGGACTGGTGCCCCCAGCCACACAACAGGAACAGGCGGAGAGAGCACGCCGCAAGCCCTGAGAGAGCGGTCACGCGCGATCCTGGAAGACCCTGGGGACTTGACTGTTCGTTCCAGGCGGGATAACGTCCAGCCCTGGAGAAGAACGCATGCCCTGGGAAAAGCAGTTCGACGTCGAAGACGCGCTGGAGCGCGCCCAGAACACGTTTTGGGCCGAAGGCTACGAAGCCACCTCGATGGACTGTCTGCTCAAGCGCATGGGCATCAACCGTGGCAGCTTCTATGACACCTTTGGCAGCAAGCGCGACGTGCTCATCCAGGCCCTGCACCGATACTACTGGCGCGATCGCGTTCCCTTTTTCAGAGCGATCACCCAGGGCAAGCGTCCGCGAAAAGCGATCGCGGCGGTGTTCCAGAGCATGATTGACTCCTCTGCCGGCCTGCAGGCGCGCCACGGCTGCTTTCTGGTCAACTCCGCGCTCGAGATTGCACCCAAGGACCAGGAGGTGGCTCGGATCGTGCGCCACGCCTTCTCAGACATCGAAGGGTTCTTCGTCGAACTGGTGCGGCAGGGCCAGAAAGCCGGTGAGATCCGCAAGAGCAGCAATGCCGCAGAGATGGGCCGCAACTTGATGAATCACCTGCTGGGGCTGATGGTCTTGGTCCGCTCCCGCGCTCCCCGGCCGGTGCTGGAATCCGTGGTCAAACAAGCCGGGCGCCTGCTCGCTTGAGTTGCAAGCGCCCGGGCCGAGAGAATCGTCAGACTCTACGATCCTCAGCCTTATTCGGCCTTGGGAGCCGCTGCCTGCCCCGGCTTGCCGAGCGGCGATTCCGAACTCAAGATCGGGTAACCCTGGACAAAGACCCAATCCGTTTGTTTGGCAGGTGTATGGCATCCTAGGCAGTCCGTCCTCCAGTTCCGGGTGACGGTCTTCATGGGGTCGCTACTGTTGAAGAGCACCCAACCCCAACCCCCACCCCAGCGTGGGTTGTTCGGGAAGCGGCCTTGGTCATCCTTAACCATGATGAACCAACCCTCCACTTCGGTGGCCCAACTGACCTTCCCGGTGGTCAGATCGCCGGTTTCGCTCTTGAGCAGTTCTTTTACGATCACCGTTCCGTCCGGAAACTTGCCTGTCTTGCGATAGGACTCGACGGCGCCGGGCGGCACGTACACGTTGTGGAAACCGGCAGCACCAACGGCATCGCCTTCCCCCTCTCCAGGAGCGAGGTGCCAGCTGCCCAGGAGAGTCCAATTGCGATAATCCCTCGGGATGCTGATGTTTCCGGTGGCGTCCACATAGGGGGAGAAGCTTGCCGGAACCTCGCCCCCGTGAACCGCCACCACGGTGACGACAACGATCACAGTCAAGATGGGCACAATGAGATTTCGCATGACCCACCTCTCACTGCGGCTTGGCCGCGCTCAGTACCGGGTAGTACTGGGTGAAGACATAGTCCTCGGCAGCGCTTTCCTGGTGGCATGTGTTGCAGCTCGCAACCGGTTGCTTCGAGGCTGCCTTGGCCAAGGGGTACTTGTGGCCGAAACTGAAGTAGGCCCAATAACCGGGCTCCTTGGCAAAGCGCTTGGAATCCTTGACGGCCGCTTCCAACCCGATGAACTCACCCTGGAAGTAGCCGTTGCCGCTGGCAGCCTTCTTCGTGCCGACGCTGACCAGCTCTTTGATGAAGACGGTCCCATCCGGGAACTTCCCCGTCTTGCTAAACACGGCGAAGTCCGCGGGATGGATGTAGACGTTATGGAACTCCGGGAATGCCGCTTCGGGTGGATTCATGTCATTGGGTGTCACAGGAGTCCCTACAAAGACCCACTGGCGGTACCCGGTTGGCTGCATAAGCTTGCCATCGCTGGTGAACTGCGGCTTGTCTCCGCCCGAACCATCCGGGGATGCCCCTGAAAGGCTAGCCGAAAGTCCCACCGCCACGACCAGGACCAGCAGCGCGGCGATTCGACACGTAACCGAGCGTAACGTCATTTCCTGCCTCCGAATGGGAAGGACATCAGTTGCTGTGGCCGAACTCAGCCCTTCCGAATGTAGCGTCCGGACGGCGACTCCATGCCGTCCACCCGCTGGGATGTGTGGACCGGGGAAACGATTCATGTGAGCTCACAATATTCGTTTTGTCCCCCTGCCACTTTCCTTGCGACTCGCACATCTCAGTCTGGACCGCTCATTCCAGATACGACCCGTCGTCGGCTCGACCGACGGTGTGAACGTGACATTCAGACATCCGGGTTGAGAAGCAACATCTGATTCCTGCTTTTCGGCATGATGCCAACGAACGAAGACCGACACTAAACGAAAGGATGACGGAACATGACCCATCGAGAAATCGGCCGCCTATCGAGCGCATCTGGAGAGTGGATCCTCCGCCTGGGCCTGGCGTTGGTCCTGCTGTGGATCGGAGGGATGAAGTTCACGGAATACGAGGCCCTGGCCATCAAGCCCATGGTGGAGCGGAGCATCCTGATGAGCTGGGTCTACAGCTTTTTCAGCGTGCGAGCGTTCTCGAACCTCCTGGGCGTGGTCGAAATCGTTGCTGGAGTTCTGATTGCGTTGCGTCCCTGGGTCGCCAAGCTGTCCGCCATGGGAAGCGCCCTGGCGGCGGCGATGTTCTTGGTGACTCTGTCTTTCCTTGTGTCCACGCCAGGCTGGGAAGCCAGCGCCGGAGGCTTTCCTGCGCTGTCCGTGGCTCCCGGTCAGTTCCTGATCAAGGACATCGTGCTTTTGGGGGCCGCGCTTTGGGCGACGGGTGATGCCTTGGCGCCCGCGGGGCGCGGTGTGCGCGCCCAGTGAGTGACGTATGGAATGTATAGTCCAGACTGTTTGCGTGGCACTATGAAACAAAACGCTCGGTCTTGCATCCCAGCACAAGAACGGTTGTCTTGAACGGCCGTTCCATAAGGAGAAGACGCTACATGACCCGACTCAAGATGTTCCGCATCGCCGCCATTGCGGCCTTCGCCATCGCGGCCGTTACCGGTTCGCAGGCCCAGATGGCAGAGCCACCCCTCACCGACGCCAACATCGGCGCCATCGTGATTGCCGCCGATCAGATCGACATTGACTACGCCCAGCTGGCCTTGGCCAAGTCCAAGAACCAGCAGGTCCGCGAGTTCGCCCAGCGCATGATCACGGACCACGGCGCCGTGCAGGAAGCTGTGTTTCAACTTGCCGCCAAGCTCAACCTCAGTCCGGTAGAGAACTCCATCAGCGAAGGCTTGAAAAAGAACGCAGTCGAAATCACGGCCAAGCTCAAGTCGCTGAAGGGCGCAGAGTTCGACAAGTTCTACATTGACAACGAGGTCGCCTACCACAAGCTGGTTACCGATGCGGTAGAGGCGGCCCTGATCCCGAGCGCCAGCAATGCGGAGCTCAAAGCTGCTTTGGTGGGAGCGCAACCGCTGTTCCTCAAGCATCTGGAGCACGCTCGAGTGATCCAGCAAGGCAACGGGATGAACGCCGGCATGCAAGGCTCGAAGTAATCAAGCAGAACTCAGGAGGACACCCATGTCATCGCGAATCTCCATCCGGCATCGACTGCTTACGATGTCACTGGTGTTGCTGGCTGCGGTGCTCATAGGTACGGGTTCCCGGGCCGTCGATCAGGAGGCGGCCCGTCCCCAAACCCACACCGTCCTCATCAAGGGCTTTGAATTCCTACCGCCCACCCTGGAAGTCCGCTCTGGCGACACAGTGATCTGGAAGAACGAAGACATCGTTCCTCACACCGCTACGGCAGAGAACGACTTTGATTCGGGCGGGCTCGACAAAGGGGAATCATGGAAGTTCGTAGCCAGAAAGAAAGGCTCGTTTCCTTACATCTGCGACTATCACCCGACGATGAAAGGCAGCCTGATCGTCCGGTAGCCGTTCCCGGCCCCACAGTGAGGCCGGCGAGACAGGCCGGAGTCAAAGCATGCTTATGAAACCTACAGCTTGGGCGTGGATGGGAGCGTTGGGAGCGGGTCTGGTCCTCGCTCTGAGCTTTGTTCACCCCGGCGGAACAGTCAAGACGGTGGAACCTACGGGTCCACTGCTCGCCACAGGGAAGGCCGATCCGCAAGTGCTGGCAACTTTTCAGCGTAGCTGCCAGGATTGCCACTCCAACAACACGCGGTGGCCTGCCTACAGCTACGTTGCGCCCGTCTCCTGGCTGATCGAGCACGACGTACGGTCCGGGCGCAAACGACTGAACCTCTCACAATGGGCGGAATACGGCGAGGGCGGGCAGCCACACCTGCTTTCCGCAATCGCTCGGATGATGGAAAGCGATCAAATGCCGCCTCCTGCTTACATCTTTCTTCATCCCGAAGCCAGGCTTTCAGACTCCGACCGGCAAAGGATCATCGAATGGACGCGGCAGGAATTGAGCCGACTTGACGCGGCGTCGGAGCCCCGCTCCGTTCATTGGTCTTCGCATTAGGCGCAGGCATTCCCTTCGTCCGACCCGGTACTCCTAGAGTGCGCAAAGCCCCCGCGGGGGGATGCGTGAGCGGCTGGTGTTTGGCCACCCCTTCGTCTTTTGACATTTCCAGCACGGTTACCCTAGCCTGCCACAGCGGTTCTCCGCCGAGGGAGAAATCATGAAACGGGCTGGAGCGTTTCTGCTATTCGTTCCCTTACTCGCGTTGCTCGGGCAGCCAGCCGAGGCGCAAGGGGTTGCGCAGGCCAGCCGCGTGACGGGAGTGCGCGTTCTTTCCAGCGGAGTCGAGCTGGCCGCAGGGAAAGCACGATTGCGCGTCGTGGCGGTGGGTGAGTCGGTCATCCGCGTGCGGCTGGCGCCGGAAGGCGTGTTCGCCAAGGAGCACTCGTGGGCGGTCCTGCCCGAAGCGCTGGCATCGGATGCAAAGGTGAAGGTCACGCAATCCAGAGAGGCGGTGGAGTTTGCGACCGCCCGAGTACGAGTGCGCGTGATGCGAGCGCCGCTGCGTGTAGTGTTCCTTGACGCGGAGGGGAAGGTGATCTTGGAGGATGCCCCGGCGCGGCCGACGGCGTGGGGGCCCTGGGGCTTTCGGGTGTGGAAGTCCATGCCGGAGGACGAACACTACTTCGGGCTGGGCGAGAAAGCGGGCACCATGGATCGCCGCAACCAGGCCTTCACCATGTGGAACACGGATGCGTTCGGCTGGCAGGAATCGACCGATCCGCTTTACAAGAGCATCCCCTTCTTCCTGGCGATGCGGCACGGCCGGGCCTATGGCCTGTTCCTGGACAATCCCTGGCGTACAAGCTTCGATTTCGGCAAGGAATCGCGGGACGCCTATTCGTTCGGGTCGGACGGCGGCGAGCTGGACTATTTCTTTTTTTATGGGCCGCATCCGAAACAGGTTGTGGAAGGGTTCGCGGCGCTGACGGGACGCACGCCGCTGCCACCGCTCTGGGCGCTGGGTTACCAGCAATGCCGCTACAGCTACTTCCCGGAAGCGCGGGTGAGGGAAATCGCGCGCACCTTCCGGGATAAACAGATTCCCGCCGATGTCATCTACCTGGACATCGATTACCAGGACGGCAACCGGCCGTTCACCATCGACCGGCAGAAGTTCCCCAATTTCGAAGGCATGATCAAAGACCTGGGTTCGCAGGGGTTCAAGGTCATCGCCATCACCGATCTGCATCTGAAAAAGGAGGCGGGCTACGCGCCGTACGATCAGGGCCACGCCGGCGACCACTTCGTGAAGAATCCCGACGGTTCGGAATACGTGGGGGTGGTGTGGCCGGGGGAGAGCGTGTTTCCGGAGTTCACGCTTTCCCGCAGCCGGGAATGGTGGGGAACGCTCTACAAGGATTTCGTGGGCATGGGCATTCGCG
Coding sequences within:
- a CDS encoding DinB family protein, with amino-acid sequence EMWERIADMLVQAAENFPEEKYDYKPVPDVRSFREQLLHAASANYFFVRLAGGEKTKPAHTADDTKAQVVAVLKESFADGAALIRKLGDAGMGRQVKHPFAEHMISLHRLWTMAAAHDGEHYGQLVVYYRLNGLVPPATQQEQAERARRKP
- a CDS encoding cytochrome P460 family protein, with protein sequence MTLRSVTCRIAALLVLVVAVGLSASLSGASPDGSGGDKPQFTSDGKLMQPTGYRQWVFVGTPVTPNDMNPPEAAFPEFHNVYIHPADFAVFSKTGKFPDGTVFIKELVSVGTKKAASGNGYFQGEFIGLEAAVKDSKRFAKEPGYWAYFSFGHKYPLAKAASKQPVASCNTCHQESAAEDYVFTQYYPVLSAAKPQ
- a CDS encoding cytochrome P460 family protein, whose amino-acid sequence is MRNLIVPILTVIVVVTVVAVHGGEVPASFSPYVDATGNISIPRDYRNWTLLGSWHLAPGEGEGDAVGAAGFHNVYVPPGAVESYRKTGKFPDGTVIVKELLKSETGDLTTGKVSWATEVEGWFIMVKDDQGRFPNNPRWGGGWGWVLFNSSDPMKTVTRNWRTDCLGCHTPAKQTDWVFVQGYPILSSESPLGKPGQAAAPKAE
- a CDS encoding DUF4142 domain-containing protein, with protein sequence MTRLKMFRIAAIAAFAIAAVTGSQAQMAEPPLTDANIGAIVIAADQIDIDYAQLALAKSKNQQVREFAQRMITDHGAVQEAVFQLAAKLNLSPVENSISEGLKKNAVEITAKLKSLKGAEFDKFYIDNEVAYHKLVTDAVEAALIPSASNAELKAALVGAQPLFLKHLEHARVIQQGNGMNAGMQGSK
- a CDS encoding glycoside hydrolase family 31 protein, producing MKRAGAFLLFVPLLALLGQPAEAQGVAQASRVTGVRVLSSGVELAAGKARLRVVAVGESVIRVRLAPEGVFAKEHSWAVLPEALASDAKVKVTQSREAVEFATARVRVRVMRAPLRVVFLDAEGKVILEDAPARPTAWGPWGFRVWKSMPEDEHYFGLGEKAGTMDRRNQAFTMWNTDAFGWQESTDPLYKSIPFFLAMRHGRAYGLFLDNPWRTSFDFGKESRDAYSFGSDGGELDYFFFYGPHPKQVVEGFAALTGRTPLPPLWALGYQQCRYSYFPEARVREIARTFRDKQIPADVIYLDIDYQDGNRPFTIDRQKFPNFEGMIKDLGSQGFKVIAITDLHLKKEAGYAPYDQGHAGDHFVKNPDGSEYVGVVWPGESVFPEFTLSRSREWWGTLYKDFVGMGIRGFWNDMNEPAIFQRDDKTMPLATRHRMDDGIVLDHRAVHNVFGMLNARATYEGLRRLRPEERPFVLTRAAYAGAWRYTATWTGDNSSSWNHFRLTMPTLLSLGISGYAVVGNDVGGFWGDPSPDLLTRWTELGVFTPIFRNHTTKGTRDQEPWVHGAKHEAIRRRYIELRYRLLPYVYTVTEEASRTGLPIMRPMFLEYPDEADFYKKDYYQFLFGRDLLVAPPAYEFLSTYDVKLPAGDWFDYWTGQRVAGGKVIQVTPPLDALPVYVRAGAILPQQPVVQHTDEIPNGPLEVRVYPGSDCRGSLYADDGKTFDYTRGEYYRVEHTCTVAPDSLRVNLGAPQGSFAPWWKNLQIEVFGVDRRPRQVALGESPLHDWNYDPAQRKLVLFVSETGRTQELRVTY
- a CDS encoding DUF417 family protein, encoding MTHREIGRLSSASGEWILRLGLALVLLWIGGMKFTEYEALAIKPMVERSILMSWVYSFFSVRAFSNLLGVVEIVAGVLIALRPWVAKLSAMGSALAAAMFLVTLSFLVSTPGWEASAGGFPALSVAPGQFLIKDIVLLGAALWATGDALAPAGRGVRAQ
- a CDS encoding cupredoxin family copper-binding protein, whose translation is MSSRISIRHRLLTMSLVLLAAVLIGTGSRAVDQEAARPQTHTVLIKGFEFLPPTLEVRSGDTVIWKNEDIVPHTATAENDFDSGGLDKGESWKFVARKKGSFPYICDYHPTMKGSLIVR
- a CDS encoding TetR/AcrR family transcriptional regulator, translated to MPWEKQFDVEDALERAQNTFWAEGYEATSMDCLLKRMGINRGSFYDTFGSKRDVLIQALHRYYWRDRVPFFRAITQGKRPRKAIAAVFQSMIDSSAGLQARHGCFLVNSALEIAPKDQEVARIVRHAFSDIEGFFVELVRQGQKAGEIRKSSNAAEMGRNLMNHLLGLMVLVRSRAPRPVLESVVKQAGRLLA